GGTGGCCGGGCCTGCATCCGATGCTTCCAGCACGGCGCGCGCGGCCTCGGCATTGCGCAGCCAGCTTGCCACGGTGGGCATCTTGCCCAGATTGGCGGCCTCGGGGTCGAGCAGCGCCTTCATCGCGCCGCAGTTGGAATGGCCACATACGATGATGTGCGAAACCTTGAGCGCGCTGACCGCATATTCAATGGCCGATGATACGCCGCCCAGCATTTCCCCATAGGCGGGGACGATATTGCCGATGTTGCGCAGCACGAACAGGTCACCCGGTCGGGTCTGGGTAATCATGCTGGGGTTTACCCGGCTGTCGGCGCAGGCAATGAACAGCGTATCGGGGGACTGGCTGTTGGCAAGGCTTGCAAACAGGTCGCGGTTCTGCGGAAAGACTTCGGTATTGAAGCGCTCAACACCATGCAGCAGGTCGATCAGCGTATCCCGGGCGGTATTGGTAGCGGCCATTATAAAATCCTGTCACACGAATGTCCGGACACGGGGAAAGCCATGATCCGCACCACCATTGCGGTACAATGCGGTACCCCGGACGATATCCAGCTTCCCCTGTATCATGAAAACCCCCATCAGTCCCAACAGTTTCTGGATGAACTGATTTGGAAATACTATGTAACCGCGATATAATTAAGGAATATTCATTTACTATATTGTAGTATTCATGTGCCTGACAGTGGGGTGTACAGCACAACGGCGCGCCTGGGCGCGCCGTTGGCGGATGAAAACCCGTATGGGGCAGGGCGGCCGGCCT
This portion of the Komagataeibacter sp. FNDCF1 genome encodes:
- a CDS encoding carbonic anhydrase, with product MAATNTARDTLIDLLHGVERFNTEVFPQNRDLFASLANSQSPDTLFIACADSRVNPSMITQTRPGDLFVLRNIGNIVPAYGEMLGGVSSAIEYAVSALKVSHIIVCGHSNCGAMKALLDPEAANLGKMPTVASWLRNAEAARAVLEASDAGPATVRSLSEQNVQLQIAHLRTHPAVAAGLARGTLTLQGWFYDIASGEVVVLDETSRRFIHVDEAIAQLRAQQDDSPPTA